A stretch of Besnoitia besnoiti strain Bb-Ger1 chromosome III, whole genome shotgun sequence DNA encodes these proteins:
- a CDS encoding hypothetical protein (encoded by transcript BESB_049680): protein MVTRLAAAARRPGAGSAPESGSPTSAPAGRCVTLGIARILSSSRAALTFTVLCLFCLTLSGVLADYAGGGGGRRGRGQPHPRHGHQRTTRATPLFSFLGQSLSAESLTTAALLLGAALAALFLTLHRRPSRISEAEPDAAGATGRSKDDDTTFRPCASICLNEILLKRTSDGQKFTVDEAAVAPFLALCSWSKLFVFTQVRNDEDEHQVFDELQRIRAFHHGLHRHRVMFSSTRNGRASMVRQLQPLTHIDADGFIAATLDGKVPNVVHLREPLKDCVDVLQAALQKPLAA from the exons ATGGTGACGAggctggcggccgctgcgaggaGACCGGGGGCGGGCAGCGCTCCTGAGTCTGGGTCGCCGACatccgcgcctgcgggcagGTGTGTGACTCTGGGAATTGCTCGCATTCTTTCCTCGTCTCGAGCAGCGCTGACGTTTACGGtgctctgtctcttctgcctaACGCTCTCCGGAGTTCTGGCGGACTATGCCGgtgggggcggcggcaggagaggccgcggccagCCTCACCCGCGGCACGGCCACCAGCGGACAACGCGCGCCACTCCGTTGTTCAGTTTCCTGGGCCAGAGTCTCTCGGCCGAGTCACTCAccacggcggcgcttcttctgGGCGCTGCACTCGCTGCGCTGTTCCTCACGCTTCACCGCAGGCCGTCGCGAATCTCCGAAGCCGAGCCCGatgccgcgggcgccacgGGGCGAAGCAAGGACGACGACAC AACGTTCCGCCCGTGCGCCTCCATCTGCCTCAACGAA ATTCTGTTGAAAAGGACTTCGGACGGCCAGAAGTTCACAGTCGATGAAGCCGCAGTTGCTCCCTTTCTCGCGCTGTGCTCGTGGAGCAAGCTCTTCGTATTCACGCAGGTGCGT AACGACGAAGATGAGCACCAAGTTTTCGACGAGTTGCAGCGCATCCGAGCTTTCCACCACGGTCTGCATCGCCAC CGGGTCATGTTCTCTTCGACGCGGAATGGCCGGGCCTCGATGGtccgccagctgcagccgctcacACACATCGACG CGGATGGCTTCATCGCCGCCACGCTGGACGGCAAGGTGCCGAACGTCGTCCACCTCCGGGAACCGCTGAAA GACTGCGTCGATGTGCTGCAAGCTGCGCTGCAAAAGCCCCTTGCAGCGTAA